The Ranitomeya imitator isolate aRanImi1 chromosome 3, aRanImi1.pri, whole genome shotgun sequence genome has a window encoding:
- the LOC138671810 gene encoding uncharacterized protein yields MSRSACMLLLSAAKSRKRCPPIIAAPSPPIPPCFGDSGSRQGDSPVSSGSCPETPMTRLHPSKKEHETPNRRLKMEEARRRKRAQTRTSERHRTPRREPDSPSTTQRSPGTDTNTCLICAGHFPPAQLLLHAASCGESSVSHCVVLSSSDDDWDDALQLSAAPHRPESWVHLGLALATIPVLLILAQMPGFGSYDVFPLCKSAPGCNGTSDSITQGLFKADSDSYVLSEYLESIAFSYTSIPGLCTIVLFTPLSNCLFSKLLPSIHFTFCLPFSDL; encoded by the exons ATGAGCCGCTCCGCATGCATGCTCCTGCTGTCTGCAGCCAAGTCCCGAAAACGCTGCCCTCCAATTATTGCAGCTCCGAGCCCCCCCATCCCGCCATGTTTTGGGGACAGTGGCAGCCGGCAGGGGGACAGCCCGGTGTCCTCCG GATCTTGTCCTGAGACCCCCATGACGAGACTCCACCCCTCAAAGAAGGAACATGAGACCCCTAATCGCCGACTGAAAATGGAGGAGGCCCGAAGAAG GAAGAGAGCGCAGACTCGTACCAGCGAGAGACACCGGACACCAAGGAGAGAGCCTGACAGTCCGAGCACCACGCAGCGTTCCCCCGGGACCGACACCAACACCTGTCTGATCTGTGCAG GACACTTTCCCCCCGCTCAGCTCCTGCTCCACGCTGCCTCCTGTGGTGAATCATCGGTATCGCACTGCGTCGTCCTCTCCTCTTCTGACGATGACTGGGATGACGCCCTGCAGCTGTCGGCCGCTCCGCACCGGCCCGAGTCCTGGGTTCA TCTTGGTCTCGCACTGGCTACCATACCAGTGTTACTTATCCTGGCTCAGATGCCAGGCTTTGGTTCCTACGATGTTTTCCCTTTATGCAAGTCTGCTCCAGGTTGCAATGGTACCTCAGACAGCATCACCCAAGGCCTTTTTAAGGCGGACTCGGACAGCTATGTGTTATCGGAGTATCTGGAAAGCATCGCATTCAGCTACACGTCTATTCCTGGACTTTGCACCATCGTCCTCTTCACTCCGCTGTCTAATTGTCTGTTCAGCAAACTTCTGCCTTCCATTCACTTCACTTTCTGCCTTCCTTTCTCAGACCTGTGA